The Alkalispirochaeta americana genome contains a region encoding:
- a CDS encoding MFS transporter: MALPVATAHKETALFSLLLWFFWAGIVSVEGFLLPYLTEQGFPPSQAGLVMSALFLCAIPGQPFWGHVCDRLGTHRPIFLGVILTGAAALLFIPLAIPRLPLVIGITMIYSVTVNSMPGNLDGWIMARRRLVPKIEYGMARAMGSFGFALWAILLGTLYDRWGLHLIFPVFGLFALLAAGVALFTPDSGSLGITPPWASSPMDCGSAASGISLRDSTSSAVPASSSPSSFTQVVRLVWDHRPYRIFVLSSILLFTAFRATYTFLPLLIAEVGGGNRHIGWAHSVGAATEIPVMIMAGFLLRKIRPEKTILAAMIIMTIRMSFYAFVRSPGAIIALQGLHGLSFGLFLASSVYYIEDIAPAGSKSLFQALAPSMYFGLGSVLGSSLGGVVVDTLGLRVLFGLAPLGMAGAALIFYSKSRTTNPGKNRLNPGGDRSP, translated from the coding sequence ATGGCATTACCAGTCGCGACAGCTCACAAAGAGACGGCTCTCTTCAGCCTTCTTCTCTGGTTTTTCTGGGCAGGAATCGTCAGTGTCGAGGGATTTCTCCTCCCCTACCTCACCGAGCAGGGCTTTCCTCCGAGCCAGGCAGGACTGGTCATGTCGGCACTCTTCCTCTGCGCGATCCCGGGGCAACCCTTCTGGGGGCATGTTTGCGACCGCCTGGGCACACACCGGCCGATCTTTCTGGGGGTCATTCTCACCGGGGCGGCGGCACTCCTCTTCATCCCCCTGGCGATTCCCCGACTCCCCCTGGTAATCGGAATAACCATGATCTACTCCGTCACGGTGAACTCCATGCCGGGCAATCTGGACGGCTGGATCATGGCGCGCCGAAGACTGGTCCCCAAGATCGAGTACGGCATGGCCCGGGCCATGGGGTCCTTCGGCTTCGCCCTCTGGGCAATCCTCCTGGGGACGCTCTATGACCGCTGGGGGCTGCACTTGATCTTCCCCGTCTTTGGCCTCTTCGCCCTCCTGGCTGCGGGGGTAGCCCTCTTCACCCCCGATAGCGGGAGCCTGGGCATCACCCCCCCTTGGGCATCATCCCCCATGGACTGTGGCAGCGCCGCCTCGGGAATTTCCCTCCGGGACAGCACGAGTTCCGCCGTCCCGGCTTCTTCCTCGCCATCGTCCTTCACCCAGGTGGTTCGCCTGGTTTGGGATCACCGGCCGTACCGGATATTTGTGCTCTCTTCGATCCTGCTCTTCACGGCCTTCCGCGCCACCTACACCTTTCTGCCATTGCTCATTGCCGAGGTGGGCGGAGGGAACCGTCATATCGGCTGGGCCCATTCCGTGGGGGCCGCCACAGAAATCCCGGTCATGATCATGGCGGGGTTTCTGCTCCGCAAGATTCGCCCGGAAAAGACGATACTCGCGGCCATGATCATCATGACCATCAGAATGTCCTTCTACGCTTTTGTCAGAAGCCCCGGTGCGATCATCGCCCTCCAGGGTCTCCACGGCCTCTCCTTCGGACTGTTTCTGGCCTCCTCGGTCTATTACATCGAGGACATAGCCCCGGCCGGGTCAAAATCGCTCTTTCAGGCTCTGGCCCCTTCGATGTACTTCGGTCTGGGCAGTGTTCTGGGAAGTTCCCTTGGCGGGGTGGTGGTGGATACCCTGGGGCTTCGGGTCCTCTTTGGACTGGCTCCCCTGGGAATGGCCGGGGCAGCGCTTATCTTCTACAGCAAATCCCGTACAACAAATCCCGGCAAGAACCGGCTCAACCCAGGGGGTGATCGATCCCCATGA
- the cls gene encoding cardiolipin synthase has product MILALVVALAQILGVLSSISALLTARTSQGAIAWIVSLNTFPYLAVPLYWIFGRSRFKGYVDSRKAVDHQFRDHQDRLMALLTLLKSRRYQHDTLGGRILAVERIAELPFTGGNAVELLENGEEGFCRMFEAIRRAERYVLVQFYIVRADRIGQELKNLLLDRAAAGVKVFFLYDEIGSYKLPGRYLRDLREGGVRVTTFSSTRGKRNRFQINFRNHRKVLVVDGHVGYVGGLNVGDEYLGRDPRFGPWRDTHLEIAGPAVVGLQLPFVEDWHWATGEHLELEWGTVMERTYPQGHNVLVVPSGPADEFPTAGLMVQHAIHSAQRVLWIASPYFVPDEGVQDALKLAVLRGVDVRILIPDRPDHMLVFFSAFAFLGPMLEAGVRVYRYLPGFLHQKVFLVDDQVVGIGTVNLDNRSFRLNFEITAIVLGKRFAGRVRGMLLADFSRSREMIPEDVSKMPLRLRLASRVSYLFAPIQ; this is encoded by the coding sequence ATGATTCTTGCTCTGGTTGTGGCTCTTGCCCAGATTCTGGGCGTTCTCTCTTCAATCTCGGCCCTTCTTACGGCGCGCACCTCCCAGGGAGCAATCGCCTGGATCGTCTCGTTAAACACCTTTCCCTATCTGGCGGTTCCCCTCTACTGGATTTTCGGACGCTCCCGCTTCAAGGGGTATGTGGATTCCCGAAAGGCGGTGGATCACCAGTTTCGCGACCATCAGGATCGTCTTATGGCACTCCTGACCCTGCTCAAGTCCCGGCGCTACCAGCACGATACCCTGGGAGGAAGAATCCTGGCAGTTGAGAGAATTGCTGAACTCCCCTTTACGGGTGGTAATGCCGTGGAGCTGCTTGAGAACGGTGAGGAAGGATTCTGCCGAATGTTTGAGGCTATTCGCCGGGCCGAACGTTACGTGCTGGTGCAGTTTTATATCGTCCGGGCCGACAGGATCGGGCAGGAGTTGAAGAACCTTCTGCTTGATCGTGCCGCTGCCGGAGTCAAGGTCTTTTTTCTCTACGACGAGATCGGTTCCTACAAACTGCCGGGCCGGTATCTGCGGGATCTCCGGGAAGGAGGCGTTCGGGTAACAACCTTCTCCTCTACCCGGGGCAAAAGAAACCGCTTCCAGATCAACTTCCGGAATCACCGGAAGGTTTTGGTGGTGGACGGCCATGTGGGGTATGTGGGCGGTCTCAACGTAGGCGACGAATACCTCGGCAGGGACCCCCGGTTTGGTCCCTGGAGGGATACACACCTGGAGATCGCCGGACCGGCCGTGGTAGGGCTGCAGCTACCCTTTGTCGAGGACTGGCACTGGGCTACGGGAGAGCATCTGGAGCTGGAGTGGGGGACGGTGATGGAGCGTACCTATCCCCAGGGACACAACGTCCTGGTGGTCCCCTCGGGCCCGGCCGACGAGTTTCCCACGGCGGGGCTCATGGTGCAGCACGCAATCCACTCGGCTCAGCGGGTGCTCTGGATCGCCAGCCCCTACTTTGTTCCCGACGAGGGCGTCCAGGATGCGCTGAAGCTGGCTGTGTTGCGGGGCGTGGATGTCCGGATTCTTATTCCTGACCGCCCCGATCATATGCTGGTATTTTTTTCGGCCTTTGCTTTTCTGGGGCCCATGCTCGAGGCGGGTGTTCGGGTCTACCGCTACCTGCCGGGGTTTCTTCACCAGAAGGTCTTTCTCGTGGACGATCAGGTGGTGGGAATCGGCACGGTGAATCTCGATAACCGGTCCTTCCGGTTGAACTTCGAGATTACCGCCATTGTGCTGGGCAAGCGTTTTGCCGGCCGGGTCCGGGGGATGCTTCTGGCTGATTTTTCCCGATCTCGCGAGATGATCCCCGAGGACGTGAGCAAAATGCCCCTCCGGCTCCGCCTGGCGTCGCGGGTGTCCTATCTGTTTGCACCGATCCAGTGA
- a CDS encoding GGDEF domain-containing protein: MKEKPQPAPCRSPLSLRPPGRLAGAVFLLGGTALLAAATLLAAATAVYGNASFTRSCWGLLLLSAPLLAGFHHLLLFQLRQDKQEHLLFASFALTILLHLLAPVSGEPPLLPTALRLALVAGFYGSALASILGGAWFLVRRLQWGDTDKSTWITALALGSLVLILGGGPAFTGADPGVLSLAGMTGFLASHGLSSALAVRGIQRDLGKLRRGLESQAREKDHLFVLAGRDELTELHNRRRGNEALTHEIHRYLRYQTSLAIVVIDLDHFKRINDTWGHQVGDEVLCGFADVLRANTRRSDILCRWGGEEFLILLPDTPPAAAVNLAEKLRAATAETPLETRAGSLKITLSAGVAGLLAQPRSGTTEMPLRPGDAALIADALLRDADGALYLAKEEGRNRVCLPRTSPQGAVLSPL; the protein is encoded by the coding sequence GTGAAAGAAAAGCCCCAGCCTGCACCCTGCAGATCACCTCTCTCGCTCCGCCCTCCGGGGCGTCTTGCGGGAGCGGTTTTTCTTCTGGGTGGCACCGCCCTTCTTGCGGCAGCCACCCTTCTTGCGGCAGCCACCGCCGTGTACGGCAACGCTTCTTTCACCCGGAGTTGCTGGGGCCTCCTGCTCCTGAGTGCTCCGCTCCTGGCCGGGTTTCATCACCTCCTGCTCTTTCAGCTCCGCCAGGACAAACAGGAGCACCTCCTCTTCGCCTCGTTTGCCCTGACAATCCTGCTACACCTTCTGGCCCCGGTCTCGGGAGAACCCCCTCTCCTCCCGACAGCGCTGAGACTGGCCCTTGTGGCCGGGTTCTACGGAAGCGCCCTGGCGAGTATCCTGGGGGGGGCATGGTTCCTGGTCCGCCGCCTCCAGTGGGGCGATACCGACAAGAGCACCTGGATAACAGCACTTGCCCTGGGAAGCCTCGTTCTGATTCTGGGAGGCGGCCCCGCCTTCACCGGAGCCGATCCTGGCGTGCTCTCCCTGGCGGGGATGACAGGGTTCCTGGCGAGTCACGGCCTTTCATCGGCCTTGGCGGTCAGAGGCATCCAGAGAGACCTGGGAAAGCTCCGCCGAGGGCTCGAGTCCCAGGCCCGGGAAAAGGATCATCTCTTTGTTCTGGCCGGACGAGACGAGCTGACAGAACTGCATAACCGCCGTCGGGGGAACGAGGCGCTGACCCACGAGATACACCGTTACCTCCGCTATCAGACATCCCTGGCGATCGTTGTGATCGATCTGGATCACTTCAAGCGGATCAATGACACCTGGGGTCACCAGGTAGGGGACGAGGTTCTTTGCGGCTTTGCCGACGTTCTTCGTGCCAATACCCGCCGATCGGATATCCTCTGCCGCTGGGGCGGTGAGGAGTTTCTCATCCTCCTCCCTGATACCCCTCCTGCAGCAGCCGTGAACCTGGCGGAAAAACTTCGGGCCGCCACAGCCGAGACACCCCTGGAGACCCGTGCAGGCTCCCTCAAGATCACCCTTAGCGCAGGCGTGGCGGGGCTCCTGGCTCAACCCCGTTCGGGAACCACGGAGATGCCCCTTCGTCCCGGCGACGCGGCGCTCATTGCCGATGCACTTCTGCGCGACGCCGATGGAGCCCTCTACCTGGCAAAGGAAGAGGGCCGAAACCGGGTCTGCCTCCCCCGGACTTCTCCCCAGGGGGCTGTTTTATCGCCCCTGTAA